TTTTTCTGATAAACCGCACATATGCATATGTAATCTTTTTTTAATGGGCTTTGAAAACCCATCCTTTGGAAGGCAACCATTTAGAAGAGTATTCCAACTTGGCTTCTTTCGATCCTTAAAATATTTCTCTAGAATTGCATAGCTATTATCTCTGTTAATAGCTCTGTATATATAGAGCTGCTGTATATTAAATTCCATGAACAACCTTAACAAAACCCGGACGGATATTTGGAAATTATTTAAACCACAAAGAATCAACTCCCTTAAGATATATCCGCTCTCATAATAGAAGTACCATTGGCGGAACATGTTTGGAAAGGGATTCGGATTAAATAGAGGTGCATCAAATATATCTTGCAGATATACAAATGACATCAATTGCCATCTGAATTTACAATAAAGTTCATTGTCTAATTGACTCTCAACTCCCTCTATGCAACTCAGTGTTTTTTTAGCACTATCCGAAAGGAATGAATCATCGAGATCAAGTGCTTTCAGCAATCCAAATGGTTCAACAAGACGCTCCGGATGATCAAGATAGGTGTATGTAACAGTTGACTTAAATGGTTGTTGGGCTTTCCTGACAAGTTGTTCGTAATGAGTCTTCCATGTGCTCTCAGAAGGGCATGAAGATGATTTGTTTGATTGTTCGGACATATGGCCTCGTATTCTATTTGTGCACTATCGGTTTCAAAATATTTATTTTGCAAATTCTAAGAAATTCCAGGGACACATAATTCACAAAAAATAAAGCCCTGTTCTTCAGCAGGGCTTCTTTGTTGAACTGAATTTCAATTAAGTTGTACTTGGAATATTACGCGCATAACCACCTAACGATTTAACGGCCTGTGCAAAGTCCTTATCATTTGTGATCAAAACAAGTCTGTTTATGATGGAGGTCTCGCCTATTAGTGCATCATGAACATTGGCGTTACTTTTTCGTTTTTCTATTTTGTTTAAGCGTAATAAAATCTGATCATATATTTTCCCGTTCCCACAAGCATCGCCAGCACATGAAATGTCAGCAAGAAGAGTTTGCAAGTTCGCTTGATGATCTGGAAGTACTTTTAATAACTTGAGCAGTTGGCTTCTTTTTTCGCAGTGGGGGAACTGCATGAACTCAGTTTGTTGTATATGTGTCACGAAAATTGGATAATCCAGCGGCAGATCGTCCAGTTTAATTTTACCTTCCACTAGATGATTAAAAATATTGGTATCAAGCAAATAACCATTCATGCTAAGTATCCTTTGCTTATAAAGCCCCACCTCATCAACAAGGCCTCTATACCCCCCTCCCACTTTCACTGCAACCGAATCAAGATGGGCGGGAGAGGGTGGTGTGACCTGCGTCAGGGAGAGGCCCTTTGCATTGTCGCCGCTTCGACGATATCATAACTCGCAATTGGTGAAAGGGGGGCCAGATGAAGATATTTGTTTTGACGGCGTTGGCCTTGATCATATTTCCCGCCGCGGCGCTTGCGGCGGCTGAGGCCCCGGACGTGACGCTGCCCGATCCGGACGGGGGGATGCATAACGTGGCTTCGCTCCTCAAGGGCGGAGGGGTGCTGGTGATGACAGCGCCGACCCTTCCCGAGAAGGGTGTGCAGGAGGGTTGGAGCAAGTGCCTGCCGGATGCGATGCCCAAGGGGGGGATGCTCATCTTCATCGAGGACATGTCTGTGAGCGCCTGGAAGTCGATAGCCGAGAATGACATGCGCAAGGACTGGAAGCCGGGCGTGCCGCCGATGCTCCTTCTCGACGAGAAGGGGGGCGTACGCAATGTCCTGGGCGAGGCTCGCGACGCGACGGGCGTCTTTGTCTACGGGAAGGGCGGGGGGCTCGTCTACACCTACAGGGGAGGGCCGAGCGCAGGCGCCGCTAAGACGATCTGGGGGAAGGTGAAATAGCTGCAAAGGGAGGTCCCCCACCGTCTGCCCCTGCGACGGCAAGAAATTCAAGTGGGTATGGATGAAGAGATAAGATTATTTGAATAATCTATTGAAATGATTAAGATATATCTCAGGAAATATTCCTGTGACTGAGCCCACAGAAAAGAAGGTTTGACCCTCGTTCCAAAATAATGGATAATAATCCATAATAATGGAAAAAGAGACCGACATAAAGTCCGCTGTCTTTTCGACAACACTCCACAAGGTGCTGGACTTCATGCTCCAGCATCCCGACCTCGAGCTCAACGATACCGAGATAGCCGGCAGGCTCTTTGGCGCAGGGAAGTCGGCGGTCAATATGGCCCTGCGCAGGCTCGCCGAGCTCGGCCTGATCGAGAGGACGCCGCGCGGCAGGATGAACTTCAGCAGACTCATCGAAAGCCCTCTGGCCTTTGAGCTCAAGATCTTGAGCAACATGCTCGCGGTCTCGGAACTGACGGAGCGGATAAAGCCATTTTGCGCCAAAGTAGTGCTCTTCGGCAGCAGGGCTGACGGCACGCATACATCCGAAAGCGATTTTGACATATTCATTGTGACCTCGGCAGAGGATCGTGTGCTCAAGGTAATAAAGAAGCATCCTTTTGCAGAGATGATCCAGCCTCTCATCAAAAGGCCGGAGCAGATGCTTACGTTCGACAGGGACGAACCTGCCTTGTCGAAAGAAATCAAAAAGGGAAGGGTGCTATGGGAAAGAAGCTAGAGGCGCAGTTTCAGGAGTGCATAGAGCAGAGAAAGATAACCAGGCTCTCCGCTGCAAAGGAACTGGTGGACAAAGAGTTGAGAGCAGCCAGGGGCGATCTTGAGACTGCGCAGACAGGGATGAAGGATAAGAGATGGAAGTGGTGCACGATACAGGCCTACTACTCGATGTTTCATGCTGCTCGGGCTTTGATCTACAGCGCAGGTTACCGTGAAAAGTCGCATCATTGTCTGAGGGTCGCGGTGGAGGCGCTCTTCGTGAAGAAAGGCGCTCTGGAGGAGAAACACGTCGATGCCCTTCAGGTGGCGAAAATCATGCGTGAGAATGCCGATTACGAGGAGGAGTTTACTCATGAAGGCGCACAGAAGATTGTGAAGGCGGCTCAGGAGTTCATCGAAGCTGCGGAAACGCTGCTGATCAAATAGCCATGTTGAAAAAATGAGTCGGTTCTTCGCGTCCTAGATAATTGAAAACATTCCGGATCGTTTTTGGACGGGCCGCCCGCTGCCACCGATTGTCAGATAGATCAGCCTTCGGTCGCCTCCGGGTGGGTCCGGCGACAGCCTGCCTGCCGGTAGGCAGGGACCCGGAGGCGAATGGGTTTGATTTCAGTGTCATATTATGCGAACTAGATTGTCTCTACAGCCATGGAAACCAGGGCCAACATAGTCGAGATCTTCAGCTCCCTGCAGGGGGAGGGGCGATACGTAGGTGAGCCCA
The nucleotide sequence above comes from bacterium. Encoded proteins:
- a CDS encoding nucleotidyltransferase domain-containing protein codes for the protein MEKETDIKSAVFSTTLHKVLDFMLQHPDLELNDTEIAGRLFGAGKSAVNMALRRLAELGLIERTPRGRMNFSRLIESPLAFELKILSNMLAVSELTERIKPFCAKVVLFGSRADGTHTSESDFDIFIVTSAEDRVLKVIKKHPFAEMIQPLIKRPEQMLTFDRDEPALSKEIKKGRVLWERS
- a CDS encoding HEPN domain-containing protein, which codes for MGKKLEAQFQECIEQRKITRLSAAKELVDKELRAARGDLETAQTGMKDKRWKWCTIQAYYSMFHAARALIYSAGYREKSHHCLRVAVEALFVKKGALEEKHVDALQVAKIMRENADYEEEFTHEGAQKIVKAAQEFIEAAETLLIK